From a single Shewanella denitrificans OS217 genomic region:
- a CDS encoding lysophospholipid acyltransferase family protein — protein sequence MFNRFCTFLFARFGWQLEGELPSSAQFIMIVGPHTSNWDFVLGIVARGAMGINIHFLGKHQLFLPPWGWIFRALGGSPVDRRKHNNLVDAAVQLFKQDANYKLALAPEGTRSPVKRWKTGFYHIAKKAHVAIVPVGFDFSRKRVVFHPELMPTDDIQQDMQYIIDFYRSINGRHPKTIPDFKQD from the coding sequence ATGTTTAATCGATTTTGTACTTTCTTATTTGCACGCTTTGGTTGGCAATTAGAAGGTGAACTGCCTAGTTCGGCACAATTCATTATGATCGTCGGCCCACACACCAGCAATTGGGACTTTGTGCTTGGCATAGTCGCCAGAGGCGCCATGGGGATCAATATTCACTTCTTAGGCAAGCACCAACTCTTTTTACCCCCCTGGGGCTGGATATTTCGTGCCCTAGGCGGCAGTCCAGTAGACAGACGCAAGCACAACAACTTAGTCGATGCTGCAGTACAATTGTTTAAACAAGACGCCAATTACAAGCTGGCACTGGCACCAGAAGGGACTCGCAGCCCAGTTAAGCGCTGGAAAACAGGCTTTTACCATATCGCCAAGAAAGCCCATGTGGCTATCGTGCCAGTGGGTTTCGACTTTAGCCGCAAACGTGTGGTGTTCCACCCTGAATTAATGCCAACCGATGATATCCAGCAAGACATGCAATACATCATAGATTTTTACCGCAGCATTAACGGTCGTCATCCTAAAACCATCCCAGATTTCAAGCAGGACTGA
- a CDS encoding DUF3157 family protein → MTTLLRLGAASLLALAMTAQAADIGKFTLENGAEVLLKDDFTWEYIVVEQASQTLAPIVLAQPELLTTTAKDGIKISLASSTWDGDRLGLTLNLSSSSSDHIVFVEVAAKFFSDSGQVLKTETLEAWKATFRQPETYLRKGEQRQSRTLWVEGIDKSQWQKQLLQLSISELKSR, encoded by the coding sequence ATGACAACTCTTTTACGTCTCGGAGCCGCTTCGCTGCTGGCGCTTGCCATGACAGCACAGGCCGCCGACATAGGTAAATTTACCCTAGAAAATGGCGCAGAAGTCTTACTGAAAGATGACTTCACATGGGAGTATATTGTGGTTGAGCAGGCCAGCCAAACCTTAGCCCCCATAGTACTGGCGCAGCCAGAGCTACTGACGACCACAGCCAAAGATGGCATCAAAATCAGCCTAGCCAGCAGCACCTGGGATGGCGACCGTCTTGGATTAACCTTGAATTTGTCCAGCAGCAGTAGTGACCATATAGTGTTCGTCGAAGTGGCCGCCAAGTTTTTCTCAGACTCAGGCCAAGTGCTTAAAACAGAAACTTTGGAAGCTTGGAAGGCCACCTTCCGTCAGCCAGAAACCTACCTTCGTAAAGGTGAACAACGTCAGAGCCGTACCCTTTGGGTAGAAGGCATAGATAAATCCCAGTGGCAGAAGCAATTGCTCCAGCTGAGCATTAGCGAATTGAAATCTCGCTAA
- a CDS encoding VOC family protein, whose product MELGAFSVSLSVSNIEKSKVFYQKLGFEIVGGDQSQNWLILRNGDHSIGLFQGMFEGNIMTFNPGWSSKCQPLESYTDVRELLKEFEAQGVNIIQESISGESGPSSFSIKDPDGNSILIDQHV is encoded by the coding sequence ATGGAATTAGGTGCATTTTCAGTAAGTTTATCGGTTAGTAACATCGAAAAGTCGAAAGTTTTTTATCAAAAATTGGGTTTCGAAATAGTTGGTGGTGATCAATCTCAAAACTGGTTGATACTTCGAAATGGCGATCACTCAATTGGATTATTTCAGGGGATGTTTGAAGGTAATATCATGACTTTCAATCCTGGCTGGAGCAGCAAATGTCAGCCATTAGAATCTTATACCGATGTTAGAGAGCTTTTAAAAGAGTTTGAAGCTCAAGGTGTCAATATAATACAAGAATCTATTTCGGGTGAAAGTGGTCCTTCGAGTTTCTCTATTAAAGATCCTGATGGTAATTCAATCCTAATAGATCAGCATGTGTAA
- the hutU gene encoding urocanate hydratase, translating into MDTNNNRHDPSRRIIAPHGSKLSCKSWLTEAPMRMLMNNLHPDVAERPEDLVVYGGIGRAARDWQSYDKIIEVLQRLEDDETLLVQSGKPVGVFRTHADAPRVLIANSNLVPHWANWEHFNELDKLGLAMYGQMTAGSWIYIGTQGIVQGTYETFVSVAKQHFDGVAKGKWVLTGGLGGMGGAQPLAGTMAGFSVLACEVDETRIDFRLRTRYVDKKANTLDEALAMIDEANKAGKPVSVGLLANAADVFAELVERGITPDVVTDQTSAHDPLNGYLPQGWSLAQAAAMRKSDEAAVVKAAKASMAVQVKAMLDLQAAGAATFDYGNNIRQMAQDVGLVNAFDFPGFVPAYIRPLFCEGIGPFRWVALSGDPEDIYKTDAKVKELIPDDKHLHNWLDMARECIAFQGLPARICWVGLKDRARLAAAFNEMVKNGELSAPVVIGRDHLDSGSVASPNRETESMMDGSDAVSDWPLLNALLNTASGATWVSLHHGGGVGMGFSQHSGVVIVCDGTDAAAKRVERVLWNDPATGVMRHADAGYEIAKNCAREQGLDLPMLDVPKKGL; encoded by the coding sequence ATGGATACTAACAATAACAGGCACGACCCTAGCCGCCGCATTATCGCCCCTCACGGCAGCAAACTTAGCTGTAAAAGCTGGTTAACCGAAGCGCCGATGCGCATGCTGATGAATAACTTGCACCCAGATGTGGCCGAGCGCCCTGAAGATCTCGTGGTATACGGCGGTATTGGCCGTGCGGCCCGTGATTGGCAAAGCTACGACAAGATAATCGAAGTGCTGCAGCGCTTAGAAGATGATGAAACCTTATTGGTTCAGTCGGGTAAGCCTGTCGGTGTGTTTCGCACCCACGCGGATGCGCCGCGGGTCTTGATTGCTAACTCTAACTTAGTACCCCACTGGGCTAATTGGGAGCATTTCAACGAGTTAGATAAGTTAGGTTTGGCCATGTATGGCCAGATGACCGCAGGTTCTTGGATTTACATTGGTACCCAAGGCATAGTGCAAGGCACCTACGAGACTTTTGTGTCTGTGGCGAAACAGCACTTTGACGGTGTCGCAAAGGGTAAGTGGGTACTCACTGGCGGCCTTGGCGGCATGGGCGGCGCGCAACCTTTAGCGGGCACCATGGCAGGTTTTTCTGTATTAGCCTGTGAAGTGGATGAAACTCGTATCGATTTTCGCCTACGTACCCGTTATGTGGACAAAAAAGCCAATACCTTAGATGAAGCATTGGCCATGATAGATGAGGCCAATAAAGCGGGTAAGCCTGTGTCTGTTGGGCTACTGGCCAATGCTGCCGATGTGTTTGCCGAACTAGTCGAGCGTGGTATTACGCCAGATGTAGTGACAGATCAAACCTCAGCACACGACCCATTAAACGGTTACTTGCCACAGGGCTGGAGCTTAGCGCAAGCCGCCGCTATGCGTAAATCCGATGAAGCAGCCGTGGTTAAGGCGGCTAAAGCTTCCATGGCAGTACAAGTGAAGGCCATGTTGGACTTGCAAGCCGCAGGTGCTGCGACCTTCGATTACGGCAACAACATTCGCCAAATGGCCCAAGATGTCGGTCTAGTAAACGCCTTCGATTTCCCAGGTTTCGTGCCAGCTTATATTCGACCCTTATTCTGCGAAGGCATAGGCCCGTTCCGCTGGGTGGCGCTTTCTGGCGATCCAGAAGATATCTACAAGACAGACGCCAAAGTGAAAGAACTTATCCCAGACGATAAGCACCTGCACAACTGGTTAGACATGGCCCGTGAGTGCATTGCCTTCCAAGGTCTGCCAGCCCGTATTTGCTGGGTTGGCCTAAAAGACAGGGCACGCCTTGCGGCGGCGTTCAATGAAATGGTTAAAAATGGCGAGTTATCGGCGCCTGTGGTGATTGGCCGCGACCATCTCGATAGCGGCTCGGTTGCCAGCCCAAACCGTGAAACTGAATCTATGATGGATGGCTCGGATGCGGTTTCTGACTGGCCATTACTCAATGCGCTGTTGAATACTGCCAGCGGCGCTACTTGGGTGTCATTGCACCATGGCGGCGGCGTAGGTATGGGCTTTAGTCAGCATTCTGGTGTGGTTATCGTCTGTGATGGCACTGATGCCGCAGCTAAGCGTGTCGAGCGGGTGCTATGGAATGACCCAGCCACAGGTGTGATGCGTCACGCCGATGCAGGCTATGAGATAGCAAAAAATTGTGCCAGAGAGCAGGGCTTAGACTTGCCTATGCTAGATGTACCTAAGAAGGGGTTGTAA
- a CDS encoding mechanosensitive ion channel family protein, with amino-acid sequence MDQDLRMQIVSWLQEIGINSQPTDGLATSLLLSLCFLAAMLAYFIVKRVVIEGVNIIILRSKATWDDVFVRFRVLEKLAILVPAVVLNLFIPVAIKEQAVLAHLFDRILSMVLAILIIRAIYAALDAINEIADINLVNRRLPIKSFVQLTKLFLFFIGLIICISILADQSPVYFLSGLGVATGFVMLVFRDTILGFVAGIQLAANRMVSKGDWIQMDKYGADGAVEEVSLNTVKVRNWDNTITMIPAYALVSDAFKNWRGMSESGGRRIKRSVNIDVNSIKFLTDDERIRLGKVNHLKEYLPKIFSEISEANASVSDIDMPVNGRRLTNVGTFRAYLQQYLNHHERVHKDMTLMVRQLAPTTEGLPIELYIFTNDVRWTHYEAIQADIFDHVFAILPEFGLRAFQNPTGNDIRSLKSVSLGLDGGK; translated from the coding sequence GTGGATCAAGATTTACGAATGCAAATAGTGTCATGGTTACAAGAGATTGGCATCAATAGTCAGCCTACAGACGGATTAGCGACGTCTTTGCTGCTTTCATTGTGCTTTTTGGCGGCTATGCTGGCGTACTTTATCGTGAAGCGGGTGGTTATCGAAGGCGTCAACATCATCATACTGAGATCCAAAGCAACCTGGGATGATGTATTTGTTCGCTTTAGGGTGTTGGAAAAACTGGCTATTTTAGTGCCTGCAGTCGTGCTAAACTTGTTTATTCCTGTCGCCATAAAAGAGCAAGCGGTATTGGCGCACCTCTTCGATAGAATACTCAGTATGGTGCTCGCCATTTTAATTATTCGGGCTATCTATGCAGCCCTGGATGCCATCAATGAAATTGCCGATATCAATTTAGTTAATCGGCGCTTACCGATAAAGAGCTTTGTTCAGCTCACTAAATTATTCTTGTTTTTCATTGGCTTGATTATTTGTATCTCTATCCTTGCGGACCAGAGCCCGGTGTATTTCTTAAGTGGCTTAGGTGTAGCAACCGGTTTTGTGATGTTGGTGTTTCGCGACACTATTCTGGGCTTTGTCGCGGGGATTCAGCTCGCAGCAAACCGCATGGTGAGCAAAGGTGATTGGATCCAGATGGACAAATACGGCGCCGATGGTGCCGTCGAGGAAGTGTCATTAAATACCGTTAAAGTGCGCAATTGGGATAACACCATCACAATGATCCCAGCTTATGCTCTAGTGTCTGATGCCTTCAAAAACTGGCGCGGTATGTCTGAATCCGGTGGCAGACGGATCAAGCGTTCGGTCAATATTGATGTCAACAGCATTAAGTTTTTAACCGATGATGAAAGAATTCGCCTCGGTAAAGTGAATCATCTTAAAGAGTATTTGCCTAAGATATTTTCAGAGATTTCCGAAGCCAACGCCAGCGTGAGTGATATCGATATGCCGGTGAATGGCCGCAGGCTTACCAATGTAGGCACCTTCAGGGCCTACTTGCAGCAATATTTGAACCATCATGAGCGAGTTCATAAAGACATGACCTTGATGGTGCGCCAGCTTGCACCCACCACAGAGGGTCTACCCATAGAGCTGTATATCTTCACCAATGATGTGCGCTGGACCCATTATGAAGCGATTCAGGCCGACATATTCGACCATGTGTTCGCCATATTGCCTGAGTTTGGCCTGCGGGCGTTCCAAAACCCCACAGGGAATGACATTCGCAGCCTTAAAAGTGTGAGCCTTGGCCTTGATGGCGGGAAATAA
- a CDS encoding YybH family protein, with product MMKNWLWVLLLCTSFSLMATPKDEINLLLNQQEVDWNNGDIQAYLQGYWQDDKLTFVSKGKFNHGWANLLKSYQRSYPDVASMGKLDFNQLDIKVLSDNAALVSGRWELKRAKDNPNGIFTVLVQRINDRWQITHDHSTD from the coding sequence ATGATGAAAAATTGGCTCTGGGTATTACTCTTGTGCACTAGCTTTAGCCTGATGGCGACCCCAAAGGACGAGATTAATCTGCTGCTTAATCAGCAAGAGGTGGATTGGAATAATGGCGATATTCAAGCTTACTTGCAAGGCTATTGGCAAGATGACAAGTTAACCTTTGTTTCAAAAGGAAAATTTAATCATGGTTGGGCTAATCTCCTCAAAAGCTATCAGCGCAGTTATCCCGATGTTGCCAGTATGGGCAAATTGGATTTTAATCAGCTCGATATTAAGGTCTTGAGTGACAATGCCGCGCTCGTTTCTGGTCGTTGGGAATTGAAGCGGGCCAAAGATAACCCCAATGGTATCTTCACTGTGTTGGTTCAGAGGATAAATGACCGCTGGCAAATCACCCATGATCACTCGACGGATTAG
- a CDS encoding helix-turn-helix transcriptional regulator, translating to MKINAELVLKLRNQNSWTQEELAIAAGLNLKTIQRIEKKASASLQSKKALAAVFNIDFQDLDYEELQMKPCSECKSNRVYQYKKHMEFGGFGGELLPGLAPSMFSLAKFLPVVCFDCGHIRFFASKEARDKLEASDNWEEI from the coding sequence ATGAAAATTAATGCTGAATTAGTTCTTAAATTGAGAAACCAAAATTCGTGGACTCAAGAAGAATTGGCTATTGCGGCTGGTCTTAATCTGAAAACCATACAGCGGATAGAAAAGAAGGCATCCGCATCGCTTCAGTCTAAGAAAGCACTAGCAGCTGTATTCAATATTGATTTCCAAGACCTTGACTACGAGGAACTACAAATGAAACCATGTTCTGAATGTAAATCAAATAGAGTTTACCAGTACAAAAAGCATATGGAGTTTGGAGGATTTGGAGGAGAGCTACTACCAGGGTTGGCACCAAGCATGTTTTCCCTCGCCAAATTCCTTCCAGTGGTATGCTTCGATTGTGGCCATATTAGGTTTTTTGCCTCTAAAGAGGCCAGAGATAAGCTTGAGGCTTCAGATAATTGGGAGGAAATTTGA
- the hutH gene encoding histidine ammonia-lyase, with protein sequence MMSFELVPGTLSLAQLRQISRNKVNLHLADSAIAEINQSAAIVQQVLSEGRTVYGINTGFGLLANTKIAPEDLQLLQRSIVLSHAAGFGQYMQDASVRLMMVLKINSLSRGFSGIRLEVINFLIQLVNAGVYPCVPEKGSVGASGDLAPLAHMCLPLLGEGEMSYEGQIISAKEGLEIAGLEPLELAAKEGLALLNGTQASTALALEGLFNAEDLFAASSVIGSMSVEAAMGSRSPFDARIHAARGQKGQIDSAAVFRHLLGETSEISLSHVNCTKVQDPYSLRCQPQVLGACLTQIRHAADVLGVEANGVTDNPLVFQDTGDIISGGNFHAEPVAMAADNLAIAIAELGSIAERRIALLIDSSLSHLPPFLVNNGGVNSGFMIAQVTAAALASENKTYAHPASVDSLPTSANQEDHVSMATFAARRLRDMSENTRGVLAIELLAAAQGLDFRAPLAPSEAVASAKAELRELVTFYDKDRFFAPDIESAAELLYSASFNAYLPAGLMPSF encoded by the coding sequence ATGATGTCATTTGAATTAGTACCAGGCACCTTGAGCCTAGCTCAGCTGCGCCAGATCAGCCGTAACAAAGTGAACTTGCACTTAGCCGACTCGGCTATCGCCGAAATCAATCAAAGTGCCGCCATAGTGCAGCAAGTGTTGAGTGAAGGCCGTACTGTTTATGGTATCAACACAGGTTTTGGCCTATTGGCGAACACTAAAATTGCGCCTGAAGACTTACAGTTACTGCAGCGCTCGATTGTGTTGTCCCACGCTGCAGGTTTTGGTCAATACATGCAAGATGCCTCAGTTCGCTTGATGATGGTGCTTAAGATCAACTCCTTAAGCCGAGGCTTCTCTGGTATTCGTTTGGAAGTGATTAACTTTTTGATTCAGTTGGTTAATGCCGGTGTTTATCCTTGTGTGCCTGAGAAAGGCTCAGTAGGCGCATCGGGCGATTTAGCGCCACTGGCTCATATGTGTTTGCCACTATTGGGCGAAGGCGAGATGAGCTACGAAGGGCAGATTATTTCTGCTAAAGAAGGCCTTGAAATCGCAGGCCTTGAGCCGTTAGAGCTTGCTGCCAAAGAAGGCTTAGCCCTGCTAAATGGCACCCAAGCTTCCACTGCACTGGCGCTCGAAGGCTTATTTAATGCCGAAGACTTGTTTGCGGCAAGTTCAGTGATAGGGTCTATGAGTGTGGAAGCGGCCATGGGCAGTCGTAGCCCGTTCGATGCCCGTATTCATGCGGCGCGTGGCCAGAAAGGTCAAATCGATTCGGCTGCCGTGTTCCGTCATTTATTAGGTGAAACATCGGAAATCAGCCTAAGTCATGTTAACTGCACTAAAGTGCAAGATCCGTATTCGCTGCGCTGTCAGCCACAGGTATTGGGCGCATGTTTAACTCAAATTCGCCATGCGGCAGATGTCTTAGGGGTCGAAGCCAATGGCGTGACAGATAACCCGTTAGTATTCCAAGACACGGGCGATATTATTTCAGGCGGTAACTTCCACGCTGAACCTGTGGCCATGGCGGCGGATAACTTAGCCATAGCCATTGCCGAACTTGGCTCCATTGCCGAGCGTCGCATTGCCTTGCTTATCGATTCAAGCTTATCGCACTTACCGCCATTCTTAGTGAATAACGGCGGGGTTAACTCGGGCTTTATGATAGCCCAGGTAACGGCAGCAGCACTGGCTTCTGAAAATAAAACCTATGCCCATCCCGCCTCGGTAGACAGCTTACCGACATCGGCCAATCAGGAAGATCACGTCTCTATGGCGACCTTTGCCGCCCGCAGATTGCGTGATATGAGTGAAAACACCCGCGGCGTATTGGCAATTGAATTGCTTGCTGCGGCGCAGGGGTTAGATTTTAGAGCGCCTCTAGCACCCAGTGAGGCGGTGGCGAGTGCTAAAGCCGAGCTGCGTGAATTGGTCACCTTTTACGATAAGGACAGATTTTTTGCGCCTGACATCGAAAGCGCTGCTGAGCTTTTGTATAGCGCCAGCTTCAACGCTTATTTGCCTGCTGGATTAATGCCAAGCTTCTAA